The segment GTTCTCCGAGAGCAAGCTCTCCGGCCTGCTGGACCGGGTGAGGGAGACGATTCACCAGGCGCCGGAGCGGACCAAGTACGCGATGAGCAACTTTGTCTACACCGTGGGGGTATCGTACGTCCCGCTTCACGAGAAGGCGGTCGAGACGGCGGCGGCGATCGGTGAAGTGGAGGTCGGCAAGAAGAAGCGCCTGCAGCCCCTGGCGAACATCCGGAAGGAGATCGACAAGGGGCGGCTGGGGTTCAAGCGCAAGTACGTCAGGTGCTAGCCGGTGCGACGCCGGCGATGCCAGATCAACAGATGCCAGATCTTAGAACCGACGGAGGACATGTGATGACCCAGCTGAACATCCTCCCGCCGCGGGACGCGTCCGACTGGGACTGGCTGGCCCGCCTCTGGACCGAGGAGTGGGGCGGGACCACGATGGTCACCCGGGGCCGGGTGCACCGCCTCGCCGACCTCGCTGGCCTGATCGCCCGGGAGGGCGACGCCCGGGTCGGCGCGGCGACGTTCCGGATCGAGGGTGCGGAGTGCGAACTCCTGAGCCTCAACGCCTCCGGCCGCGGGCGGGGGGTGGGCACCGCCCTGCTCCGCGCCGTGGAGGCCGCAGCCCGTGAGGCCGGCTGCGGCCGGGTGTGGCTGATCACGTCCAACGACAACCTCGACGCGCTGCGTTTCTACCGGCGGCGGGGCTACCGGCTCGTCGCCGTGCACGCCGGCGCGATCGACGAGGCGCGCAGGGCGAAGCCGTCGATTCCGCTGATCGGGAATCACGGAATCCCGATTCACGACGAGCTGGAACTGGAAAAGCGGCTCTGAAGTGCATCGCAGAGACAGGACGCTCAGCAGGCCGTACGCGGATCCTGCGTCAGGCGCAGCCGCCGACCGATGGCGGCTGCCTGTGCGCGCCGCAGCGTGGTTGCCGGGCGAATCGGCCATACTACCCCTGTGCCTCGTGAACAGAACGCGGAAGGGGGTTAACCGGCTGTGAGCGCCACTACCCAGGAGCAGCAGGTCACGGCCCACGAAAAGCTGCTGATCAACGAACTGCTCCGGATGGAATCGGGGGACGTGCAGAAGACCAAGTCCATGCTGACAATGATCA is part of the Symbiobacterium terraclitae genome and harbors:
- a CDS encoding GNAT family N-acetyltransferase, yielding MTQLNILPPRDASDWDWLARLWTEEWGGTTMVTRGRVHRLADLAGLIAREGDARVGAATFRIEGAECELLSLNASGRGRGVGTALLRAVEAAAREAGCGRVWLITSNDNLDALRFYRRRGYRLVAVHAGAIDEARRAKPSIPLIGNHGIPIHDELELEKRL